One genomic region from Candidatus Bathyarchaeia archaeon encodes:
- the porB gene encoding pyruvate synthase subunit PorB, with amino-acid sequence MQSEWKFTAKDIAEKPDLFMSGHRACAGCAPATVMRLIMKALRGPTIVTQATGCMEVVSTIYPYTSWAVPWLHTAFENAAANASGIEAAIKMLKKKGRIKHEHVDVIAIAGDGGTYDIGIQALSGAVERGHDFLFVLYDNEAYMNTGIQRSGGTPLGASTTTSPAGEVIPGKLEPKKPIADIMAAHEIPYVATASPYYWRDLITKVRKGLEVEGPAFLHVFSPCPRGWRSDPAKSIELSRLAVETCVFPLWECVNGEYQLSAPSKVIAMAPQKKKPVREYLAVQGRFRHLFTPKYEKLLDEIQRITDQRWQKLLKKCGIA; translated from the coding sequence ATGCAGAGTGAATGGAAGTTTACGGCTAAGGACATAGCTGAAAAGCCAGACCTATTCATGTCTGGACATAGGGCATGTGCTGGCTGCGCCCCAGCAACTGTTATGAGGCTAATAATGAAGGCTTTAAGGGGACCAACCATTGTTACGCAGGCTACCGGATGCATGGAAGTAGTCTCAACAATTTACCCCTACACATCTTGGGCTGTCCCATGGCTCCACACAGCCTTTGAGAATGCTGCAGCAAATGCTTCAGGAATAGAAGCGGCGATAAAAATGCTGAAGAAAAAGGGAAGAATCAAGCATGAGCATGTGGACGTTATCGCAATAGCTGGAGACGGCGGCACATACGACATCGGCATACAAGCCCTTTCCGGAGCGGTTGAAAGAGGGCACGACTTCCTATTTGTGCTATACGATAATGAGGCGTACATGAACACTGGGATACAGAGAAGCGGTGGAACGCCTTTAGGCGCATCCACAACTACATCGCCAGCAGGCGAAGTCATACCTGGAAAGCTTGAACCCAAAAAGCCTATAGCCGACATAATGGCGGCCCACGAAATCCCATACGTGGCTACAGCCTCACCATACTATTGGCGGGACCTAATAACAAAAGTGCGCAAAGGCTTAGAGGTTGAAGGACCAGCCTTCCTTCATGTTTTTTCGCCATGCCCCCGAGGATGGAGAAGCGACCCAGCAAAATCCATAGAACTTTCCCGTCTAGCAGTGGAGACATGCGTCTTCCCACTTTGGGAGTGCGTAAATGGCGAATACCAGCTTTCAGCACCAAGCAAAGTGATAGCCATGGCGCCGCAAAAGAAAAAGCCAGTAAGAGAGTATTTGGCGGTTCAAGGACGCTTTAGGCACCTGTTCACGCCCAAATATGAGAAACTGCTGGACGAAATACAACGGATAACAGACCAAAGATGGCAAAAACTTCTCAAAAAATGCGGAATAGCCTAG
- a CDS encoding ATP-binding protein, which translates to MKPQEENKFNRMCFTDFDGKFRARLAAVMPRFFGGAEESKLAGTSARYSCRIKVEYQKDLMGLLEEGMLLATKNFKQTLLGEERYTLMEISRVWPEHFGLRGLSDHGYYPMQFEIIEQSEADWQTDDRSTMMIQIDAIPINYDLIIGENCNYKFVKGFSYPVIGSPVYILNSEMINRMYNQKITEKLGIEPSKTVEDARLDPRLGIVKMFQTSNTVIPIYVDFEKLVRYHFGVFAFTGGGKSNLMSNILRRILLHTADVKVVVFDISCEYIFLLLDLLADENIPSKVILEHRIDSIEQFFNSVVKPREYEADERIKFGLKRIMEQEKVAFYTRPKQKIPTYAQFLEELSDQRKSNTDKPHYLNAIDRIHDAILDYMEVHGLSENQEVSEDFVKYIDGVCITTMEEFRVHDKSALYAWATTRTTILDQIKKRQEEMKKETGGLTAEKIRELLEGETRLVCISISDPTTIKELVITLTHDLLIRRKRMFQVKPYILLVFDEAQEFIPELSGAAGIEKKCSKQVETLLRQGRKYGLGVCIATQRIAYLNTNALQQLHTYFVGTLPRPYDRALISDTFMIDKGILEKTLEFAPGEWLLSSYIATGIENVPIFIKADNAEKEIEKFLKNAI; encoded by the coding sequence TTGAAGCCGCAAGAAGAGAACAAATTTAACCGTATGTGCTTCACAGACTTTGACGGCAAATTCAGGGCTAGACTAGCCGCCGTTATGCCCCGCTTCTTCGGAGGAGCAGAAGAATCCAAACTTGCTGGGACAAGCGCCCGATACAGCTGCCGAATAAAAGTGGAATACCAAAAAGACCTGATGGGACTGCTGGAAGAGGGCATGCTCCTAGCCACAAAAAACTTTAAACAGACGCTTCTAGGCGAAGAACGCTACACGCTCATGGAAATAAGCCGAGTATGGCCCGAACACTTCGGCTTAAGAGGATTGTCGGACCATGGCTATTACCCCATGCAATTCGAAATCATCGAGCAGTCAGAAGCGGACTGGCAGACAGACGACCGCTCAACAATGATGATTCAGATAGACGCCATACCAATAAACTACGACCTAATCATAGGCGAAAACTGCAACTACAAATTTGTTAAAGGCTTCTCCTACCCAGTCATCGGCAGCCCAGTCTACATCCTAAACAGCGAAATGATAAACCGCATGTACAACCAAAAAATAACAGAAAAGCTCGGCATAGAACCATCTAAAACGGTGGAAGACGCCAGACTTGACCCAAGACTCGGCATTGTAAAAATGTTCCAAACAAGCAACACAGTCATCCCAATATACGTTGACTTTGAGAAGCTTGTCCGCTACCACTTCGGAGTTTTCGCCTTCACCGGCGGCGGAAAAAGCAACCTAATGTCAAACATTTTGAGGCGTATTCTGCTTCACACAGCTGACGTGAAGGTTGTGGTTTTCGACATAAGCTGCGAATACATATTCCTACTTCTAGACCTTCTCGCAGATGAAAATATACCATCAAAGGTTATTCTGGAACATAGAATAGACTCCATTGAACAGTTCTTCAACTCGGTGGTTAAACCAAGGGAGTATGAGGCTGACGAAAGAATAAAGTTTGGACTTAAACGCATAATGGAACAAGAAAAAGTGGCATTTTACACCAGACCGAAACAGAAAATTCCAACATACGCCCAATTTCTTGAGGAGCTAAGCGACCAACGGAAAAGTAACACTGATAAACCCCATTACTTAAACGCCATAGACAGAATTCACGACGCCATACTTGACTACATGGAAGTGCATGGGCTTAGCGAAAACCAAGAGGTAAGCGAAGACTTCGTCAAATACATAGACGGCGTCTGCATAACCACAATGGAAGAGTTCAGAGTCCACGACAAAAGCGCGTTATATGCTTGGGCGACAACAAGAACCACCATCCTCGACCAGATAAAGAAACGCCAAGAAGAAATGAAGAAAGAGACTGGCGGGCTAACAGCAGAAAAGATTAGAGAACTCCTAGAAGGCGAAACGCGGCTCGTGTGCATTTCCATATCAGACCCAACAACAATAAAAGAGCTTGTTATAACGTTAACCCACGATTTGCTCATAAGAAGAAAACGCATGTTCCAAGTGAAGCCCTACATCCTCCTAGTCTTCGACGAAGCCCAAGAGTTTATACCAGAGCTTTCAGGCGCGGCGGGCATAGAAAAGAAATGCAGCAAACAAGTGGAGACACTGCTTAGGCAAGGACGCAAATATGGTTTAGGCGTTTGCATAGCAACACAACGCATAGCCTACCTAAACACCAACGCCCTACAACAACTTCACACATACTTCGTGGGAACACTGCCACGCCCATATGACCGCGCCCTAATAAGCGACACCTTCATGATAGACAAAGGCATACTAGAAAAAACCCTAGAATTCGCACCAGGAGAATGGCTCCTCTCAAGCTATATAGCAACAGGCATAGAAAACGTGCCCATATTCATAAAAGCAGACAACGCAGAAAAAGAAATAGAAAAATTTTTGAAAAACGCAATTTAA
- a CDS encoding DNA double-strand break repair nuclease NurA codes for MKQLQSSPLSNAVRRTCNILKQGATIQVLDYEQRFSSLKTLHQSLLTNLIKTEFPTKEAYETAKEFFGTTTVRFAGIDGTMYSRPLFDLVVFFGGAYASTGTITFHEDKLPTVKYDERTAKHGAGISSVVPIYVNEIPDVDQTFFEASQPDEVNLAKPLTEESIINNATVANWIMTFAEYYLAYKLVTDNEQKVRIILMDRSLSIERASLLYDTSKRALWEAKSNILGYKIDGEPIDTNELTIARHLVCNTHLGLPPPRADYIRYAIIDLLKRKGALSKKQILAEFGIKDEKRAKRVERNLKNLTKRGFLNEKNEIYTLNSKYAQTWERIKNLVKNIGDRFFFTENPETANLMKIVKDGKEHWLTTLDIAFLTLFTLHMLMEECWNRHILLIGVTKDTAARDFKRQLIPIMGNNDLLNANITSEELEKLPNTDRMILQSTSILNAEKITPPWSLIEYDSAFRTMIPDKQKRKGYVSGAIKNKIGLEKVFLKTYVQLSQAKTDPMLRSNVLLVDRLAYPEYDYKPENIVEFWNELSDGTKEPVEVILYIDKNVPNKLQNLTMNALVAMAPSNIPEAFGHNTPLFIADKIAKWNYSQFKRIVDTTAEWILNNHKLRRFIFYMSTFRERRTAIEAARREQI; via the coding sequence GTGAAACAATTGCAATCATCACCCCTAAGCAACGCTGTTCGACGAACATGCAACATACTAAAACAAGGAGCAACAATACAAGTCTTAGACTACGAGCAACGCTTCTCATCCCTAAAAACCCTCCACCAAAGCCTCCTCACAAACCTGATAAAAACAGAATTTCCAACCAAAGAAGCCTACGAAACAGCAAAAGAATTCTTCGGAACCACAACAGTCCGCTTTGCAGGCATAGACGGAACCATGTACTCGCGACCCCTCTTCGACCTCGTGGTATTCTTCGGAGGAGCCTACGCCTCAACAGGAACAATAACCTTCCACGAGGACAAACTGCCAACCGTCAAATACGACGAGCGAACAGCCAAGCATGGCGCAGGCATATCCAGCGTAGTGCCAATCTATGTTAACGAAATCCCCGACGTAGACCAAACCTTCTTTGAAGCTTCCCAGCCAGACGAGGTCAATCTGGCAAAACCCCTAACAGAAGAGTCGATAATAAACAATGCAACAGTGGCTAATTGGATAATGACCTTCGCCGAATACTATTTAGCTTACAAACTCGTCACAGACAACGAACAAAAGGTTCGAATAATCCTAATGGACAGAAGCCTATCCATAGAACGCGCAAGCCTCCTCTACGACACCTCGAAGCGAGCCCTATGGGAAGCAAAAAGCAACATCCTAGGCTACAAAATAGACGGAGAACCCATAGACACAAACGAACTAACAATAGCAAGACACCTCGTCTGCAACACACATCTAGGCTTGCCACCACCAAGAGCCGACTACATACGCTACGCCATAATAGACCTCCTAAAACGTAAAGGCGCTCTATCAAAGAAGCAGATACTAGCAGAATTCGGCATAAAAGACGAAAAACGGGCGAAAAGAGTAGAACGAAACCTAAAAAACCTAACAAAAAGGGGCTTCCTAAACGAGAAAAACGAAATCTACACACTAAACAGCAAGTATGCACAAACCTGGGAAAGAATAAAAAACCTCGTGAAAAACATAGGCGACAGATTCTTCTTCACAGAAAACCCAGAAACAGCAAACCTAATGAAAATCGTCAAAGACGGAAAGGAACACTGGCTCACAACCCTAGACATAGCCTTCCTAACACTTTTCACACTACACATGCTAATGGAAGAATGCTGGAATAGGCACATACTCCTCATAGGCGTAACAAAAGACACAGCAGCAAGAGACTTCAAACGCCAACTAATCCCAATAATGGGCAACAACGACCTACTAAACGCAAACATCACAAGCGAAGAGCTTGAAAAACTGCCCAACACAGACCGCATGATCCTCCAATCAACAAGCATCCTAAACGCCGAAAAAATAACACCACCATGGAGCCTAATAGAGTACGACTCAGCCTTCAGAACAATGATCCCAGACAAACAAAAAAGGAAAGGCTACGTTTCAGGAGCCATAAAAAACAAAATAGGCCTAGAAAAGGTTTTCCTAAAAACCTACGTGCAACTAAGCCAAGCAAAAACAGACCCAATGCTAAGGAGCAACGTCCTCCTAGTAGACCGCCTAGCCTACCCAGAATACGATTACAAACCAGAAAACATCGTGGAATTTTGGAACGAACTCAGCGATGGAACAAAAGAACCAGTAGAAGTAATCCTATACATAGACAAAAACGTACCAAATAAGCTGCAAAACCTAACCATGAACGCCTTAGTGGCCATGGCGCCGTCAAACATTCCAGAAGCCTTCGGCCACAACACACCACTATTCATAGCGGACAAAATCGCCAAGTGGAACTACAGCCAATTCAAACGAATCGTGGACACAACAGCCGAATGGATCCTCAATAACCATAAATTAAGAAGATTCATATTTTATATGAGCACTTTCAGAGAGAGGCGAACAGCCATTGAAGCCGCAAGAAGAGAACAAATTTAA